From a single Gadus morhua chromosome 3, gadMor3.0, whole genome shotgun sequence genomic region:
- the prelid1b gene encoding PRELI domain-containing protein 1, mitochondrial isoform X1 encodes MVKYFSNNTDIQNAWEHVVSAFWRRYPNPFSTHVLTEDVVYREVTADHKLLSRRLLTKTNRLPRWAEKVFPTHLARSVYIVEDSIVDPLTRSLTTFTWNLNHTTLMAVEERCVFKESALQPATTSVKREAWISSGIWIGTLQEQPDQVHEGAGACAVKRTWRGCPATTQGPSEGAVGEGQGGGQDPGLSAPHQQASAIHLTPTHTHTYTSHTPGLKKLHFYVNIYRSQLNIQYNVLYTLYCIQCISC; translated from the exons ATGGTCAAGTACTTCTCAAACAACACAGACATCCAGAACGCCTGGGAACATGTTGTCTCTGCATTCTGGCGGAGATACCCAAATCCATTCAG CACTCATGTGCTGACGGAGGACGTGGTCTACCGGGAGGTCACTGCCGACCACAAGCTCCTCTCCAGACGGCTCCTCACCAAGACCAACCGCCTGCCGCGATGGGCCGAGAAGGTGTTCCCCACCCACCTCGCCCGCTCCGTCTACATCGTGGAGGACTCCATCGTTGACCCGTTGACCAGGAGCTTGACCACCTTCACCTGGAACCTCAACCACACCACGCTCATG GCTGTGGAGGAGCGGTGTGTGTTTAAAGAGTCGGCCCTTCAGCCAGCGACCACCAGTGTAAAGCGGGAGGCGTGGATCTCCTCTG GAATTTGGATTGGCACGCTTCAAGAGCAACCAGACCAAGTCCATGAAGGGGCTGGAGCATGCGCTGTTAAACGGACATG GAGAGGCTGCCCAGCGACCACTCAGGGACCCAGTGAAGGAGCCGTTGGGGAAGGCCAAGGAGGCGGCCAAGACCCTGGCCTCAGTGCCCCCCACCAGCAAGCCTCAGCAATACAtctgacccccacacacacacatacatacacttcacacacaccagGATTGAAGAAGCTGCATTTCTATGTGAACATTTATCGTTCACAGCTGaacatacaatacaatgtattgtatacattgtattgtatacaGTGTATTTCCTGTTGA
- the mxd4 gene encoding max dimerization protein 4, with translation MELNSLLILLEAAEHLERRDREAEHGYASVLPYDSDFPAKKTKSSPIRKTQNNRSSHNELEKHRRAKLRLYLEQLKKLVPLGPDSSRHTTLSLLKRAKMHIKKLEEQDKRNLNVKEQLQREHRYLKRRLEQLSVSGAVERIRTDSMGSTISTDSEQDVDVDIEGMDLTPGEPDSGDSISDGDGEEEEEELEEEEDHYSLQSSSSDSYTATTHSHRLQPHHC, from the exons ATGGAACTTAATTCTCTTCTAATTCTGCTGGAAGCTGCAGAACACTTGGAAAGAAGAGACAGAG AAGCAGAGCATGGGTATGCGTCTGTTTTACCATACGATAGCGACTTTCCTGCAAAGAAAACGAAATCTTCGCCTATAAGAAAAACTCAGAACAACAG GTCGTCGCACAATGAGCTGGAAAAACACAG ACGCGCCAAGCTGCGGCTCTACCTGGAGCAGCTGAAGAAGCTGGTTCCGCTGGGCCCGGACAGCAGCAGACACACCACCCTGAGCCTCCTGAAGCGGGCCAAGATGCACATCAAG aagctggaggagcaggacaAGAGGAACCTGAATGTGAAGGAGCAGCTCCAGAGAGAGCACCGCTACCTCAAGCGCCGCCTGGAGCAGCTCTCCGTGTCGGGGGCCGTGGAGAGGATCCGCACCGACAGCATGggctccaccatctccaccgACTCCGAGCAAG ACGTGGACGTGGACATCGAGGGCATGGATTTGACGCCGGGTGAGCCCGACAGCGGGGACAGCATCAGCGATGGCgatggggaagaggaggaggaggagttggaagaggaggaggaccactACAGCCTCCAGAGCAGCTCCAGCGACAGCTATACTGCCACCACGCATTCCCACAGACTGCAGCCACACCACTGCTAG
- the prelid1b gene encoding PRELI domain-containing protein 1, mitochondrial isoform X2, which produces MVKYFSNNTDIQNAWEHVVSAFWRRYPNPFSTHVLTEDVVYREVTADHKLLSRRLLTKTNRLPRWAEKVFPTHLARSVYIVEDSIVDPLTRSLTTFTWNLNHTTLMAVEERCVFKESALQPATTSVKREAWISSGVYGFSRPIQEFGLARFKSNQTKSMKGLEHALLNGHGEAAQRPLRDPVKEPLGKAKEAAKTLASVPPTSKPQQYI; this is translated from the exons ATGGTCAAGTACTTCTCAAACAACACAGACATCCAGAACGCCTGGGAACATGTTGTCTCTGCATTCTGGCGGAGATACCCAAATCCATTCAG CACTCATGTGCTGACGGAGGACGTGGTCTACCGGGAGGTCACTGCCGACCACAAGCTCCTCTCCAGACGGCTCCTCACCAAGACCAACCGCCTGCCGCGATGGGCCGAGAAGGTGTTCCCCACCCACCTCGCCCGCTCCGTCTACATCGTGGAGGACTCCATCGTTGACCCGTTGACCAGGAGCTTGACCACCTTCACCTGGAACCTCAACCACACCACGCTCATG GCTGTGGAGGAGCGGTGTGTGTTTAAAGAGTCGGCCCTTCAGCCAGCGACCACCAGTGTAAAGCGGGAGGCGTGGATCTCCTCTGGTGTGTATGGCTTCTCAAGACCCATTCAG GAATTTGGATTGGCACGCTTCAAGAGCAACCAGACCAAGTCCATGAAGGGGCTGGAGCATGCGCTGTTAAACGGACATG GAGAGGCTGCCCAGCGACCACTCAGGGACCCAGTGAAGGAGCCGTTGGGGAAGGCCAAGGAGGCGGCCAAGACCCTGGCCTCAGTGCCCCCCACCAGCAAGCCTCAGCAATACAtctga